The DNA window ACGGTATTGATTAATCGGTCGAGAAAAGCATTGATTAAACCCAAGGAACGAGACTCTTCAAAACTGTTTTTTATCTGGCCAATAATTTCGAAATCGCCGAGAATTTGACTGTCTAACCCTGTTCCCACTCGAAACAAATGGTCGATAGCTTCTTGGCTTTTATAGACAAATCCTACTTTTTGAAATTCTTCTACAGTGCCATTGCTGTTCTCGCAAACCAATTTTATCAATTGAAACGGGTGGTCGGCATAGCCATAAATTTCGGTGCGATTGCAGGTAGATGTCACGATTAAACTCTCGATGCCTTCTTCTTTGGCTTGCTGCAATACGTTGGTTTTTGCTTTGGCATCAAGACTAAACTTACCTCGCACTTCGGCGTCTGCTTTCTTGTAACTCAATCCTATGGAGTAGAAAGTTTTGTGTTTAGGTAGGTTTAGGTTTTCCATAAATGATCTATTTCTGAATCGGACTGGCAAAGTTATACTTATGGTTTTTATTAAAACAACGCTTAAAGTACTATTTGTATCGCCAAATGAATTTTGTTTAAAAATCTAATAAATTAATTATAAAAACAGTATTTTTGTAATGAAATCAGGCATTTATAAAACAAATGTAAATTTTATTTATTAACAAATACCTGATAATTATCATATTAATTAAAAAAAAATGTCGCAATGAGTTCGCAAGATATTATAACAATTGAAGATGATTTTACCTTATTCCGTTTCCAAAACGACAGTGATGAAGTGTATGGCACGCAACGCGAAGTAAAAAGCGGATTGATTCAATTTCACTTTGGACTCAAAGGAAAAGCCAAGTTTCTATTCAATCAAGGAAGCTATGCTTTGGATTTGAAAGAAGAAAAGTCTCTGTTGCTGTACAATCCGCAAAAAGAATTGCCCTTGAACCTAGAAATCGCTCCAAATTCTTGGGTGATTTCGGTTATTATTTCCATTCAAAAATTTCATAATCTGTTTTCAGCCGAAGCCAATTACGTAACTTTTTTGAGTGAGGATAATAAGGATAAAAAATATTATAAAGAAGGCGACATTAGTCCATCGATGGCGATTGTTTTGACCCAATTATTCCATTACAATCTGAATCCGTCAATAAAAAACCTATATTATAAAGCCAAAGGATACGAATTATTGAGTCTGTATTTCAATAGAACCGAAGATCCAAACGCCGAACAATGTCCGTTTTTGATCGATGAAGAAAATGTCTTGAAAATAAAAAAAGCCAAGGAGATAATTCTTGCCAATATGGCTGAACCTCCGGGATTGCAGGAATTAGCCGATGAAGTGGGACTGACCTTGAAAAAGCTAAAAATGGGTTTCAAACAAATTTATGGCGATACGGTTTATGGCTTTCTTTTCGATTATAAAATGGATTCAGCTCGAAAATTATTGGACAGCGGTTCTTACAATGTGAATGAAGTGGGCTTAAAAATTGGCTACAGCACCGGAAGTCATTTTATTGCGGCTTTCAAGAAAAAATTTGGCACCACTCCAAAAAAATATTTGATGGCTATTAATCCGAATATGTAGGGAATTGAAAAAATCTAAAAAACTGAAAAAATCTAAAAATATATGAAAGGAGTACTATTAGTCAACCTAGGCTCACCAGAAAGCCCAACCGCAAAAGATGTAAAACCGTATTTAGATGAATTTTTGATGGACAAATACGTGATTGATGTTCCATTTTTGTTGCGTGCATTATTAGTTCGAGGTATTATTCTTCAAACAAGGCCTAAAAAATCGGCGGCAGCTTATGCCAAAATATGGTGGGACGAAGGTTCGCCGCTTGTGGTGATTTCCAAAAGAATGCACGAAAAAGTCAAAAAACTAGTTGACATTCCGGTTGCATTGGCAATGCGTTACGGAAATCCTTCGCTTTTATCTGGTTTACAGGAATTACACGACAAAGGCGTGAACGAAGTGATGCTTTTTCCGTTGTATCCACAACACGCAATGGCATCGACAACGACCATTTTAGAATTGGCCGAAGAGCATAGAAAAAAGTATTTTCCGGAAATGAAATTTACGATTGTTCCGGCTTTTTATAACAAACCAGACTATCTAAAAAACCTTGCCGATTCTATTCAATCGCATTTGAAAGGTTTTGAATACGATCATTTATTGTTCTCCTATCACGGAATACCGGAGCGACACATTCGCAAAACAGACATCACTAAATCGCACTGCAAAATTGACGGTTCTTGCTGCAACACGCCTTCACCAGCACACGACTTTTGCTACCGTCATCAATGTTACGAAACCACGAAACAAGTGGTAAAACTTTTGGGAATCCCGGAAGGAAAATACAGCCAGACTTTTCAATCTCGTTTGGCTGGAGACAAATGGCTAACGCCTTACACCGATGTTGAGGTCAACAAAATGCCGGAGAAAGGCATCAAGAATTTGGCAGTAGTTACGCCGGCCTTCGTTTCGGATTGTTTGGAAACATTGGAAGAAATTGCAATGGAAGCCAATCACCAATTTAAGGAAAACGGAGGCGAAAATTTTATGGCCATTCCTTGTTTGAATGATGCTGATGAATGGTGTGAAACGGTTGCGAATTGGATTAATGATTGGAGCCCCCTAACCCCCAAAGGGGGAAATGTTTAAAGTTGTTAACGTACTTAAGCACTAAACAGATTTGACAACTTTTAAAAAGTTGTCAAATCTTCAAATAAATATTCAAATGGAACTATACAACTACCTAAAATCCCTCCACCTCATCTTTGTCATCACTTGGTTTGCTGGACTATTTTATATTGTTCGCTTGTTTGTGTATCAAATTGAGGCCAACGACAAACCATCGCCCGAAAAGGAGATTTTGCAAAAACAATACAAAATAATGACCTATCGTTTGTGGTACATTATCACCTGGCCATCAGCGGTTTTGGCGAGTATTTTTGCGTTTTGGATGTTGTTTTTTACGGATATTGGAAAAGCTTGGTTGCAAATGCCTTGGATGCACGTAAAACTTGGCTTCATTTTTGTGCTGTATTTGTACCATTATAAATGCCATAAAATATACCTCGAATTGCAAAACGACGAAGTAAAATACACTACAAATTATATGCGTTTGTGGAACGAAGGTGCTACAATTATACTGTTTGCCGTAGTATTTTTGGTCATCCTGAAAAACGCCGTCAATTGGATTTATGGCGTGGTCGGAATTATATTGTTTTCCGTATTGATTATGTTGGGATTTCAATTTTA is part of the Flavobacterium nackdongense genome and encodes:
- a CDS encoding helix-turn-helix domain-containing protein produces the protein MSSQDIITIEDDFTLFRFQNDSDEVYGTQREVKSGLIQFHFGLKGKAKFLFNQGSYALDLKEEKSLLLYNPQKELPLNLEIAPNSWVISVIISIQKFHNLFSAEANYVTFLSEDNKDKKYYKEGDISPSMAIVLTQLFHYNLNPSIKNLYYKAKGYELLSLYFNRTEDPNAEQCPFLIDEENVLKIKKAKEIILANMAEPPGLQELADEVGLTLKKLKMGFKQIYGDTVYGFLFDYKMDSARKLLDSGSYNVNEVGLKIGYSTGSHFIAAFKKKFGTTPKKYLMAINPNM
- the hemH gene encoding ferrochelatase, with protein sequence MKGVLLVNLGSPESPTAKDVKPYLDEFLMDKYVIDVPFLLRALLVRGIILQTRPKKSAAAYAKIWWDEGSPLVVISKRMHEKVKKLVDIPVALAMRYGNPSLLSGLQELHDKGVNEVMLFPLYPQHAMASTTTILELAEEHRKKYFPEMKFTIVPAFYNKPDYLKNLADSIQSHLKGFEYDHLLFSYHGIPERHIRKTDITKSHCKIDGSCCNTPSPAHDFCYRHQCYETTKQVVKLLGIPEGKYSQTFQSRLAGDKWLTPYTDVEVNKMPEKGIKNLAVVTPAFVSDCLETLEEIAMEANHQFKENGGENFMAIPCLNDADEWCETVANWINDWSPLTPKGGNV
- a CDS encoding CopD family protein, encoding MELYNYLKSLHLIFVITWFAGLFYIVRLFVYQIEANDKPSPEKEILQKQYKIMTYRLWYIITWPSAVLASIFAFWMLFFTDIGKAWLQMPWMHVKLGFIFVLYLYHYKCHKIYLELQNDEVKYTTNYMRLWNEGATIILFAVVFLVILKNAVNWIYGVVGIILFSVLIMLGFQFYKRIRERKSNH